The genomic stretch ATCTAACTCAATGCCATTCCCTGACTCCAGGGCACCCAGCAGCTAAATTCCGCCAAAGACGATGTGGAGCCCTTCCTGTGCATCCTCCTTCCAGCCACCATCGTGCTCTTCCTGGCCTTTCTGCTGCTCTTCCTGTACCGCCTCTGCAAGGCCCGGCGGCCCCAGGGCCAGGTGTTCAGCATCGACCTCTCAGAGCACCCACCTGGGGGCGAGGAGACCGACTTCCTGCCCGGCTTACCCTGGGGAGGTGAGCAGGACTTCCCctactctcctctgcccagggAGGCAGCCCCCCACTCCGAGTGTTTACCACCCTCCTACGAGGAGGCCACCAGGAATCCCCCTGGCGGAGAGGCCCGGGAGGCGGGCCTTCAGTATGCAGAGGGCTCACCTGGACTGGATGTGCCAGTATAAACCGCTCTTGGAAGCCATTTAAACCCAGCTCTCCACCCTTACTGGAGCCCAAGGGAGAGGCCAACAGGGAAGGGCACCTGGCCCGAGAGCAGACTGCTGGACGAATGGGGAAAGGCTGGACAAGGTTGGTCCAGGGAACCCA from Phyllostomus discolor isolate MPI-MPIP mPhyDis1 chromosome 4, mPhyDis1.pri.v3, whole genome shotgun sequence encodes the following:
- the SMIM28 gene encoding small integral membrane protein 28, yielding MQGLWGSSWRKFGHAGRGTYEWLTSEPSLPPQETQLQGTQQLNSAKDDVEPFLCILLPATIVLFLAFLLLFLYRLCKARRPQGQVFSIDLSEHPPGGEETDFLPGLPWGGEQDFPYSPLPREAAPHSECLPPSYEEATRNPPGGEAREAGLQYAEGSPGLDVPV